Below is a genomic region from Ammonifex degensii KC4.
AGGGATAAATACGGGCTCGGCGCCGGAAAGGCAAAGGGCCGCCACCGCTGAGCGGTGAACCGCCCGGGGCAGGAGTATCTTGTCTCCTGGACGGAGGGCGGCCAGGAAAAGGGCCATTACTCCTGCCGTACTCCCGTTGACCAGAAAGAAGGAATACCGAGCACCGGCCCAAGCCGCCGCCAACTCTTGGGCCTCCGCCACCGGCCCGGAAGGGGTGTAAAGATCACCCAGGCCCGGAACTTCGGTCAAGTCGGCGGCAAAAACAGCTCGACCCCACCAGCGCCGTAGGCTTGGCGGGGCCGCCCTTCCCTGTAAATGCCCGGGAGTGTGGAAGGGAAGCGGAGCAGATCGGCAGTAGCGCCTAAGAGCCTCCACTAGCGGCTGCTTTCTTGCCCTCATCCCGTATCACCAGGATGGCGCAGTCCGGGCAAACATTTTGGCACATGCCGCAAGCGATACAGTCTTCCGTCGCCTCCACCGTAGGAGTGCCGTAGACACCCAGGTACTTGGACCACCTGAGGGCCTTCTTGGGGCACTTCTCAATACAAAGCCCACAACCCTTACAGAGACCGGGGAAAACGCAGACCCTGCCTTTCCCCGTTTCGTATATGAGCGGCTCGCCGAAGTGCTGCACCTTGCTTAACCCCCCTAGCTTACCAGCGCCATGCCCTTCTCCAGAGCCCGATAGTTGAGCTCCCGCAGGCTGGGATCCTTCTCGAAGCGGTGCCCCAGACGCTTCTCCAGGGCCTTCTTGGCATCTTCCAGCCCCACAATGGAGGTAAGTTTGATAAGCGCCCCCATAATGAGGATGTTGAAAACCCGGGGATGGAGTTCCTTGCGGGCCACCTCGATGCCGGGTATGGGGATCAGGCGCTTGGCCTCCTTGGGCAGTTCTTCCTCCTGAACGTCGGCGTGCGTGTCGTAAATGAAGATAGTTTCCGGCCCCACGTACTGCCGTGTCCGCCGAACCGCCCGCCCGCTCAGGGCCACCACGATGTCCGCCTTCTCGAACTTGGGAGCAGGTACAGGCTCGTCCCCTACCTGCAGGTAGGCCAGGGAGACTCCGCCCCGCTGCTCCACGCCGAAGGCCGGTATATAAAGGACCTCTTTCCCCTCATCGTAGGCCGCCTCGGCCAAGATCTCGGCCACCGCCTGCACTCCCTGTCCTCCCTCACCGGCCACCACGATCTTAAGAGGTTTCCCCATCCTTGACCTCTACCCCCTTCCCGCGCAGAGCCTCCGGCACCTTGAGCTCCCCCACCCGGAAGTAAGTGGGCATGAGTTTTTCCACCCATTCCCAGGTCTCCTTAGCGTTGGTCCGCCAGTTAGTGGGGCAGGCCGAGATCACCTCCACGAAAGAAAAACCCCGGCCGTCAATCTGGTTCTGCAAGGCCCGCTTGAAAAACTCCCGCAACTGCCCTGGACGGGCTACTGTACCTCTAGCTACATAAGCCCTTTCGTCGGTGATGGCTGCCACCATCTCCGGCCCCTGGGTGGGGTAACCGGTGATCTCCGGATCGCGGCCGTAAGGGGTAGTCTCCGTCTTCTGCCCTGGTAAGGTGGTAGGAGCCATCTGCCCTCCCGTCATGCCGTACTGGGTGTTGTTGATGAGGATGGCCGTTATCTTCTCGTTGCGGGTGGCAGCGTTCACCAGGTGCTGGGCACCGATGGCGTACCCGCCGCCGTCTCCCATGTAGGCGATACAGATGAGCTCCGGGCGGGCTCGCTTAAGCCCCACCATCACGGGAATGGTGCGCCCGTGGTGGGTCTGCACGGTGTCTAAGTCAAAGAAGTCCCAGGCCAGAAGGGAACACCCGATGTCGCACCCGAAAACGGCTATCCCCTGTAGACCCAGCTCATCGATGGCCTGTCCCAGCGCCTTAAGGGCAATGCCGTGACCGCACCCCGGGCAAAACTTGTGGGGCTTGGTCTCCCTGCGCCAGCTTTTAGGCATGGGTGGCTGCAATATGTTCTGCACCCTTTTCCCCTCCCTTGATCAGTTCCTGGGCGCGCGAGTAGATCTCCTCGGGGTTAATTCCCAGACCCGGCTTGAAAAGGGGGACGATCTCCACTTGCAGGCCGTAAAGCGCTTCCTTGACCAGGCGAGCAAACTGCCCGTAGGCCGACTCCGCCACCAGAATCCGCCGCACTTTCTCGGCCCGGCGCCGCATCGCCTCCACCGGTAGGGGACGCAGGGTTATGGGGCGGAAGTAGCCCACCGGGTAGCCGTCGCGGCGCAGGGCCCGCACCGCGCTCTTGACCGCCCGGGAGACCACCCCGTGGCTCATCACCAGAAGCTCAGCCCCCTCCACCGCCTCCTCTTCAAATTCCACAACCTCCGGTATTATGGCCTCGTAGGCCCGAGCCAAGCCCATGATCACTTCATAAAGCTCTTCCTCGGTGTTGTAGGTGTTGCGGTAGTGTCCCGGCAGCCTGTCCACTCCCGGCACGCCCGGCTTCCCCAAGAAAGGCTCGGTAGGCACCGGGCTCAAGCCCCTTATCTCCGGGTCGTATATGACCAGGGGCTCGCGCATCTTGGCCTGATAGCCATCCCCCAGGACGAAAGTGGGAAAGCGATACTTCCAGGCGGTGTTGAAAGCCTTGATGACGTAGTCGAAGAGTTCCTGGTTGCCAGCAGTGGAGTAGACGATACGGAAGCCTTCACCGTTTCCTCCCAAGGTGGTGAGGGTGACCTCCTGCTGCGAGTAGATCACCGTGCCCGTGGAGGGGCCGCCCCGCTGCATGATGATTACCACCACCGGCAGGCGCATCATTTCTGCCATGGCCATGGGTTCCTGCATGAGTACGTTCCCCGGCCCGGCGGTAGCGGTGAAGGCCCGCCTTCCACCCATGACCCCTCCTATGGTGGTGAAGCCGGCGGAGAGCTCGTCCTCCGTCTGCAAGAACATCCGGCCGTATTTGGGGGCCAACCTGGTCCAGTAGTGCATGATTTCGTTCTGCGGCGTGATGGGGTAACCGTACATGATTTCGGCCCCTGCCGCTAAAGCTGCCCAGGCCACCACCTCGTTACCGGTCATGAAGACCTTCTTTTCTCCCTCTATGGGCTTCTCCACGAATTCCACCTCCTACCAAAAGCCGCGCGGCATAAAACGTTTTAAGGGGCGTACCGGATGGCCCATGCAGTCCCGCGGCCCGATGAGGCGCGCTATCTCTTCCAGTGCGGAAGTAGCCACCACCGGAATGCCCAAAATGCGGGCTGCTTCGGCAACCAGCCGTGCCCCCTTCTGTACCGTTTCCACATCGGTTTCGCTTCCCAGGTGGGTGTTGTTGATAAGGCCGTCCACCCTTCCCAGGCTGCGCACGTGCTCCACTATCTCTTCCACCGTGGAGGTCATGGGCTTGGCGGTATTGATCACCGCCAGCACCTTGAGGTCGGGGTCGGTGTCGAAACCCTCCAGCAGGTTGAGCATTCTTGCTCCTCCGGCCCCGTAACCCACGTCGATGATCACGTCCCCCTCCCGCTTCAAGGCCCATCTCGCGGCTGGGTTGAGAAGGGTGCCCACCTCCCCGAAGCCCTCTACCGCTGCCCTTTTCCAGGCCAGGACCTCCAGGCCGTAGGATTCCAGCTCCTGCTTCAAAGGGCGCAGAGTCCAGAAGGGCTCCACCACATCCAGATCCACTAGCGTTACCCGCCGCCCCTCCCGGACCAGCATGAGCGCCCGGTTGATCGCGTTTTCGCTTTTGCCGCTGCCGTACTCACCTACGTAGGCTTCCACTATCCGTATGGAGGTCCACTCCCTGACACAGGGGAAGAGCGAAATTTATATCCATAGTATTGCAAAAGAAAGGTTAAGATCAAGCTCTAAATCCGGCCAGGGCGAGAAGGGTGAGCAGCAAGACCCCTCCTACGGGATAAAGGCCGGCAGCCAGGGCAGTCAAGGGGTTAAGGGCGATGTGGAAGTGAAAAAGCTCCCCCACCAGATTGATAAGCCCCAAGAGGCAAGTCCCCACCACCATGGCCCAGAAAAGGCGCAAGACCAAACGCAAAGGGGCCAAAAGCACGCTTCCCATGAGGTAAAGGCCCATAAGCCCCAAAAACCCGAAGAAGACTACCTTCCAGTCCACCGCTTAACGCCCTCCCGGCCGATCTTGTCCACCTTAATCTTTATTCACCCGCCGGCTGCTCCATTCAGATCTCCCTTCTCCCCTCTAAAGCGCGGGAAATGGTCTCCTCGTCCGCCAGCTCTATCTCCGCCCCCACCGGCAAGCCGTAGGCCAGCCGGCTCACTTTGACCTCTAGGGGCTTAAGCAACCGCTTTAAGTAAAGGGCCGTGGCTTCTCCCTCGGTGGTGGAGCTGGTGGCCAGAATGACCTCTCTTACTTCCCCTTCTTGTAGCCTTTGGAGCAGCTCTTGGATACGCAGCTTGTCGGGGCCGACGCCGTCAAGGGGGGAGAGGACGCCGTGCAGTACGTGGTAAACCCCCTTAAAGCACCCGGCCCGCTCTATGGCCACCACGTCGCGGGGCATCTCCACCACGCAAATGATCCCCTTGTCCCGCCGCGCATCGCTACAGATGGAGCAAGGATCGATGTCGGTAAAGTTGCCGCAAACGGAGCAGTAAAAGGTTTTCTCCCGGGCCTCCTTTATGGCTTCGGCCAGGCGCAGGGCCTCCTCCGGCGGGGCGCTTAGAAGGTAAAAGGCCAGGCGCTGCGCTGTCCGAGAGCCGATGCCGGGAAGGCGCTTGAGTTCCTCTATCAGCCTGGCAAGGGGGCGGGGGTAGCTCAAAGACCGAAACCCCCCTTTAGACCAGCCCGGGGATGCCCAGCCCGCCCGTCAGGCGTCCCATTTCTTGTGCCACCATCTCGCGCGCCTGCCGCAGGGCCTCGTTGACCGCAGCCAGGATCATGTCCTGGAGGAGCTCCACCTCTTCGGGGTCCACCGCCTCGGGCTTGATCTCCAGGGAGACCAGCTCCTGGCGCCCGTTGACCACCGCCTTTACCATGCCGCCGCCGGCGGTGGCCTCCGTGGTGCGGTTACCCAGTTCCTCTTGGAGTTTAGCCAGCTCCGACTGAAGTTTCTGCACCTGACGCATCATCTTTCCCCAGTCCAAATTCCTCACCCCTTTCAAACGTTGACTAGACGATCTCCACTTCCCAGTCGCCGCCGAAACGCCGGGACAAGGCCTCGGCCAAGAGTGCCTGGTTCTCCGGTCGGCTCAAAGCGCTGCGCACGTACCCGTCCCCTGCCGCCAGTTTAAGTCTTCTCCCCTCCAATCCTACTATATTGGCCAAACATAGCTGCCCGAAGAGGCGAGGGCTGGCCTCTTTGACGAACTGGAGGACATCGGGCCATAAGGCCTTGACCCTTTCCAGAGAAGGGGGACGCCCCTCCTCCGTGGATAAGAGGCGGATAAGGGCCAGCTCCAAAGTAAGGCTTTTAAGCGGACTTAAGCGCATGTCAACCAAAGCCTGGTGCAAAGCGGCAAGGGAGCGCAAAAGCCAGGAAGGCGCTTTTCTCTCCTCCCGCAGGTGACGGAGAATCTCTTCCCGCAGGCGCAGGATGAGGTCGCGCACAAAAAGGTTGAGGTCCTTGCCCCTTTCCTCGATCTCGTTCACCAGGCGCAAAGCGCCGGCCAGATCCCCTTTCTGCAGGTAGGTCAGCATCTCTTCCAGGGCCTGAGAAGGAACCTTCCCTAAAAGATCGGCCACATCAATCGCCCGGAGCTCCCCTTCGGCCCAGGCCAGAGCCTGGTCCAGCAGGCTTAAAGCATCCCGCATACTCCCCTCTGCCGCTTGGGCCAGCAGGCGTAAGGCTTCCCTTTCTACCTTTACCGGAAAGGTTTCGGCCACCCGGGCCAGGTGCTCCTCGATGAGGGCAGTAGGAAGGCGACGGAAATCAAAGCGCTGGCAGCGAGAGAGGATGGTGACCGGTATCTTATGCGGTTCGGTGGTAGCCAAGATAAAGACTACCTGGGGAGGAGGTTCCTCCAGAGTTTTCAAAAGGGCGTTGGCCGCTTCCGAGGTGAGCATATGAGCCTCGTCAATGATGTAGACCTTGTAGCGGGAATGTACTGGGGAAAGCCGCACCCGCTCCCTTAGCTCCCGCATTTCGTCTATGCCCCGGCGGGAAGCAGCGTCGATCTCCAGAACGTCCAAGGAGGTGCCTTCCATGATGGAGAGGCACTGTGGACAGGTATCGCAGGGGACAGGCGTAGGACCTTGGAGGCAATTAAGGGCTTTGGCCAGGATCCGGGCCGTGCTGGTCTTTCCCGTGCCTCGCGGACCAGCAAAGAGATAGGCGTGAGCAATTCTACCCATAGCCAAAGCATTCCTTAAAGTGCGAGTGACGTGAGCCTGACCGACCACCTGGGCGAATTGCTGGGGGCGCCAAGCACGGTAGAGGGCTTGTTCTTCGGCCACCTAAGACCCCCCCGAATCCTAGCCAAAAATAAAAGCGCTTTTCGCGCTTCCCTCACACTCGTAAATACGAACTAAGCTTGGCCGTGCACCTGCCGTTGAACACCGGTCTCCGGTCGACGCCGACCGCAGGTAACTCGGGCCAGGCACCCTCGCGGCACCCGGAGGATTTCCCTTAGTGCTGCTTCCGTCAGGACCTGACACGGTTCGGGAAGCTCCGTCGCGCGAGACCCAGCCTTCTTCGCCCCTTGCGGTAGCCGTACCACAAACCGGGCCCGCGGGCAGGAATTCGACCCCGCTATAGCGGATTGCGGGTACAGGGCACCGCTACCTCCCCGTCTAGCACGGCCAAGTTTGGTCCGTATTAAGAATAAATGGCGGAGAGAGTGGGATTCGAACCCACGAGGCAGGTTTTAGCCTGCCTACTCGCTCTCCAGGCGAGCGCCTTAGTCCACTCGGCCATCTCTCCGCATGCTACATCATTTTTTAGGATATTTTCATGGCGGAGAGAGTGGGATTCGAACCCACGAGGCGGGTTTTGCCCGCCTACTCGATTTCGAGTCGAGCGCCTTAGTCCACTCGGCCATCTCTCCGCTCCATGCGCAACTCCTGGAAGAAGCGCTTAAGCAGAGCACCGCTCTCTTCCGCCAGCACTCCGCCCACCACTTCTACTTGGTGGTTGAAGCGAGGATCACGCAGCAGATCGACCACCGATCCCGCTGCTCCCGCCTTCGGGTCAAAGGCCCCGAAGACTACCCGTTTCACCCGGAACTGTATCAAGGCACCCGCGCACATGGGGCAGGGTTCCAGCGTGGTGTAAAGCGTTACTTCCTCCAGGCGCCAGTCACCTATCTTTTTCGCCGCTTCACGCAAAGCCAGGATCTCAGCATGGGCGGTAGCGTCTTTCAAGGTCTCACGCAGGTTGTGTCCCCGCCCGATGATTTCCCCGTTGAGGACCGCCACCGCGCCTACCGGAACCTCGCCACGGACATAGGCCTTTTCCGCTTCGCTGAGCGCCTCGCGCATGAAGCGCTCCTGCTGCGCTTTCTCTTCAGTGGTCATGTGCGGCATCAACATGGTGCGCCCGGAGGGATTCGAACCCCCGACCTGCGGCTTAGGAGGCCACCGCTCTATCCTCCTGAGCTACGGGCGCCTGTTGAAGTCTCAAGGAATTTTTATGGCGCGCCCGGAGGGACTCGAACCCCCAACACCCAGATCCGTAGTCTGGTGCTCTATCCATTTGAGCTACGGGCGCGTATGGCGGAGAGAGCGGGATTCGAACCCGCGGTAGAGGGTTTTTAGCCCTCTACAGCCGCTTAGCAGGCGACCGCCTTCGACCACTCGGCCATCTCTCCTGGTGTCAATCCCTTACCGCCCCCCGCATTTTTGCCTGGCGGAGGGGGTGGGATTCGAACCCACGGAGCCCGCGAGGGGCTCAGCGGTTTTCAAGACCGCCTCCTTAGACCGCTCGGACACCCCTCCCATGCAAGATCTACTATAGCACAGCCTCTTCGCCGCTGTCAACGCACCGCGACCGGCAGAAAAAAGGCTAATTTAGCCGAAAAAGGAGTGACAGACAATCATCTGCTCCCGGCGCACCCCCACGCCCACCAAAGCCACCGGCACACCGGTGAGTTCCTCTATTCTCTCTAAGTAGCGCCGAGCGTTGACCGGCAGGTCCTCCAGCCGGCGCGCCCCGCTTATATCTTCCGTCCAGCCGGGTAATTCCTCATACAGAGGCTGGCAGGAGCGGAGTACCTCCAAACTGGCCGGAAATTCCCGGAGTTCCTCCTCTTTGTAGCGGTAGCCGTAGCAAATCTTGAGGGTGGGGAGCCCAGTAAGGACATCAAGCTTGGTTATACAGAGGTGGGTAAGCCCGTTTACCCGGGCCGCGTAGCGCACAATGACGGCGTCAAACCAGCCGCATCGCCGCGGCCTCCCGGTGGTAGTGCCGAACTCCCTTCCCCGCTTCCTTATCTCTTCCCCTAACTCCCCCGGCAGCTCGGTAGGGAAGGGGCCTTCCCCTACCCGGGTAGTGTAAGCCTTGGCCACCCCCACCACGTAGTCGATGGCGCGCGGCCCTACCCCCGCCCCGATACAGACCCCGCCGGCCGTGGGGTAGGAAGAGGTGACAAAGGGGTAGGTGCCGTGATCGAGGTCGAGCAGAGTTCCCTGCGCCCCTTCAAAAAGCACGTGCTTGCCTTCGGCGATGGCCCGGTTGATGACGAGACTGGTATCGGCAACATAAGGGCGCAGCTTTTCGGCGTAAGCCTGGTACTCCCGGTATACTTCCTCGTAGGAAAGACCCTCTTTGCCGTAAACGTTCCGGAGGATGGCGTTTTTATAGGCTATGTTTTCTGCCAGGAGTTGGGGAAAATCCTCCCCCAAAAGGTCTATCACCCGCAGGCCCGTGCGGGCCGCCTTGTCGGTGTAAGCAGGTCCTATGCCCCGGCGGGTGGTACCCAGGCAACCCTTTCCCCTGCGCTCCTCCTCCGCTGCGTCCAGCAGGCGGTGGTAGGGGAGGATTAAATGGGCCCGCTCGCTCACGAGCAGCTTGGCCAGGGTTACTCCCCGGCGGGTAAGGACCTCGATTTCATTAAAAAGCACGGCCGGGTCGATCACCACGCCGTTGCCGATGATGCAAGTCTTATCGGGATAGAGGATGCCCGAGGGAAGCAGGTGCAGGCGGAACTCTTCTTCGCCTACCACCACCGTGTGCCCCGCGTTGTTTCCTCCCTGGTAGCGCACGACCAGATCGGCGCGGGCCGCGAGAAAGTCGGTCACCTTCCCCTTTCCCTCGTCCCCCCATTGCACTCCCACCAGTGCCACCGTCGCCAAGATAGTTCACCCCCCAAAGCGCCGCAATATCTCCCGGGCAACCACTACGCCGGATGCCGAAGCCTGCACCAGACCCCGCGTGACTCCTGCCCCGTCGCCGGCCGCGAAAAGGTTCTTTATCTGGGTCTCGAGTTGAGGCGTGAGTTTAAGGCGCGAAGAATAGAACTTGACTTCTGCGCCGTAAAGCAAAGTGTCGCGCGAGAAAACCCCCGGCGCCAACTTATCCAGAGCCTCCAGCATCTCCACTATGCCCACCAAGTGCCGGTAAGGCAGGACCAGGCTCAGATCCCCCGGCGTAGCCAGGGCAAGGGTAGGACGCACCAATCCCTTGGCCAGACGCTCGGGCGTGCTGCGCCTCCCCGCCAGGAGATCCCCCAGCCGCTGCACGATGACCCCGTTGCCCAGGAGGTTGGCCAGGCTGGCTATGTGGCGGCCGTAGGCAATCGGCTCTTTAAAAGGTTCAGTGAAACTCTTGCTCACCAGCACCGCAAAGTTGGTGTTTTCCGTCTTGTGGTAGGCGTGCGCGTGCCCGTTGACGGTCACCACACCGTCGGCGTTCTCCACCACCACCTCTCCGTAGGGGTTCATGCAAAAGGTACGCACCTTATCTTCAAAGGTGCGGGAATAGTAGATGCACTTGAACTCGTAGAAGAGGCGGGTCAGCGGCTCCATGACTACCGCCGGTACCTCTACGCGCACCCCTATATCCACGGGATTGACCGCCATTTCCAGGCGTAAGCGCTTCGCCTCGTGCCGCAGCCAGTTGGCTCCCTCGCGTCCCGGCGCCACTACCACCCAGCGGGCAGTTAGCACCTGACCGTCGGCCAGCTTAACCCCGCGGATCTGCCGGCGGGAAGTGAGCAGGGTCTTGACCTCGCACCCCATCCTGATATCCACTTTTTCCTGAAGGTAGTCGCGCATGCGGGCCAGAACCTCCGAGCACCTGCCGGTCCCGAGGTGCCGAATGGGCACCTGGATCACCCGCAGGCCGGCGAAGACCGCCCGGCGTATAACCTCTTCGTACTCCGCTTCCCGCCCCACGCCGTAAATTTCATCAGGGGCACCGAACTCCCGGTAGATGCCATCTACATAAGAGATGAGCTCTTCCAGCTTTTCCCGCCCCAGATACTCGTCCAGGACCCCACCCACCTCGGGGGAGAGGGTGAGCTTGCCGTCGCTAAAAGCTCCTGCTCCGCCCCAGCCGCACATGATGGAGCAGGTGGGGCAGTGACGGCAGAAGTCCCTCTTGGCGTGGGCGGGACAGAAGCGCTGGCTAAGATCGGGCCCCTTATCCAGAAGGGCTATCTTGAGTCGCGCCTCCTGCCGCACCAACTCCAGAGC
It encodes:
- a CDS encoding 4Fe-4S dicluster domain-containing protein; amino-acid sequence: MQHFGEPLIYETGKGRVCVFPGLCKGCGLCIEKCPKKALRWSKYLGVYGTPTVEATEDCIACGMCQNVCPDCAILVIRDEGKKAAASGGS
- a CDS encoding 2-oxoacid:acceptor oxidoreductase family protein — protein: MGKPLKIVVAGEGGQGVQAVAEILAEAAYDEGKEVLYIPAFGVEQRGGVSLAYLQVGDEPVPAPKFEKADIVVALSGRAVRRTRQYVGPETIFIYDTHADVQEEELPKEAKRLIPIPGIEVARKELHPRVFNILIMGALIKLTSIVGLEDAKKALEKRLGHRFEKDPSLRELNYRALEKGMALVS
- a CDS encoding thiamine pyrophosphate-dependent enzyme, yielding MPKSWRRETKPHKFCPGCGHGIALKALGQAIDELGLQGIAVFGCDIGCSLLAWDFFDLDTVQTHHGRTIPVMVGLKRARPELICIAYMGDGGGYAIGAQHLVNAATRNEKITAILINNTQYGMTGGQMAPTTLPGQKTETTPYGRDPEITGYPTQGPEMVAAITDERAYVARGTVARPGQLREFFKRALQNQIDGRGFSFVEVISACPTNWRTNAKETWEWVEKLMPTYFRVGELKVPEALRGKGVEVKDGETS
- a CDS encoding ferredoxin oxidoreductase — protein: MTGNEVVAWAALAAGAEIMYGYPITPQNEIMHYWTRLAPKYGRMFLQTEDELSAGFTTIGGVMGGRRAFTATAGPGNVLMQEPMAMAEMMRLPVVVIIMQRGGPSTGTVIYSQQEVTLTTLGGNGEGFRIVYSTAGNQELFDYVIKAFNTAWKYRFPTFVLGDGYQAKMREPLVIYDPEIRGLSPVPTEPFLGKPGVPGVDRLPGHYRNTYNTEEELYEVIMGLARAYEAIIPEVVEFEEEAVEGAELLVMSHGVVSRAVKSAVRALRRDGYPVGYFRPITLRPLPVEAMRRRAEKVRRILVAESAYGQFARLVKEALYGLQVEIVPLFKPGLGINPEEIYSRAQELIKGGEKGAEHIAATHA
- a CDS encoding pro-sigmaK processing inhibitor BofA family protein, whose amino-acid sequence is MDWKVVFFGFLGLMGLYLMGSVLLAPLRLVLRLFWAMVVGTCLLGLINLVGELFHFHIALNPLTALAAGLYPVGGVLLLTLLALAGFRA
- the recR gene encoding recombination mediator RecR, whose translation is MSYPRPLARLIEELKRLPGIGSRTAQRLAFYLLSAPPEEALRLAEAIKEAREKTFYCSVCGNFTDIDPCSICSDARRDKGIICVVEMPRDVVAIERAGCFKGVYHVLHGVLSPLDGVGPDKLRIQELLQRLQEGEVREVILATSSTTEGEATALYLKRLLKPLEVKVSRLAYGLPVGAEIELADEETISRALEGRREI
- a CDS encoding YbaB/EbfC family nucleoid-associated protein is translated as MMRQVQKLQSELAKLQEELGNRTTEATAGGGMVKAVVNGRQELVSLEIKPEAVDPEEVELLQDMILAAVNEALRQAREMVAQEMGRLTGGLGIPGLV
- the dnaX gene encoding DNA polymerase III subunit gamma/tau; translated protein: MAEEQALYRAWRPQQFAQVVGQAHVTRTLRNALAMGRIAHAYLFAGPRGTGKTSTARILAKALNCLQGPTPVPCDTCPQCLSIMEGTSLDVLEIDAASRRGIDEMRELRERVRLSPVHSRYKVYIIDEAHMLTSEAANALLKTLEEPPPQVVFILATTEPHKIPVTILSRCQRFDFRRLPTALIEEHLARVAETFPVKVEREALRLLAQAAEGSMRDALSLLDQALAWAEGELRAIDVADLLGKVPSQALEEMLTYLQKGDLAGALRLVNEIEERGKDLNLFVRDLILRLREEILRHLREERKAPSWLLRSLAALHQALVDMRLSPLKSLTLELALIRLLSTEEGRPPSLERVKALWPDVLQFVKEASPRLFGQLCLANIVGLEGRRLKLAAGDGYVRSALSRPENQALLAEALSRRFGGDWEVEIV
- the tadA gene encoding tRNA adenosine(34) deaminase TadA, whose product is MLMPHMTTEEKAQQERFMREALSEAEKAYVRGEVPVGAVAVLNGEIIGRGHNLRETLKDATAHAEILALREAAKKIGDWRLEEVTLYTTLEPCPMCAGALIQFRVKRVVFGAFDPKAGAAGSVVDLLRDPRFNHQVEVVGGVLAEESGALLKRFFQELRMERRDGRVD
- a CDS encoding adenylosuccinate synthase, which produces MATVALVGVQWGDEGKGKVTDFLAARADLVVRYQGGNNAGHTVVVGEEEFRLHLLPSGILYPDKTCIIGNGVVIDPAVLFNEIEVLTRRGVTLAKLLVSERAHLILPYHRLLDAAEEERRGKGCLGTTRRGIGPAYTDKAARTGLRVIDLLGEDFPQLLAENIAYKNAILRNVYGKEGLSYEEVYREYQAYAEKLRPYVADTSLVINRAIAEGKHVLFEGAQGTLLDLDHGTYPFVTSSYPTAGGVCIGAGVGPRAIDYVVGVAKAYTTRVGEGPFPTELPGELGEEIRKRGREFGTTTGRPRRCGWFDAVIVRYAARVNGLTHLCITKLDVLTGLPTLKICYGYRYKEEELREFPASLEVLRSCQPLYEELPGWTEDISGARRLEDLPVNARRYLERIEELTGVPVALVGVGVRREQMIVCHSFFG
- a CDS encoding NAD(P)/FAD-dependent oxidoreductase, whose product is MAYRDYDVLIVGAGPAGIFTALELVRQEARLKIALLDKGPDLSQRFCPAHAKRDFCRHCPTCSIMCGWGGAGAFSDGKLTLSPEVGGVLDEYLGREKLEELISYVDGIYREFGAPDEIYGVGREAEYEEVIRRAVFAGLRVIQVPIRHLGTGRCSEVLARMRDYLQEKVDIRMGCEVKTLLTSRRQIRGVKLADGQVLTARWVVVAPGREGANWLRHEAKRLRLEMAVNPVDIGVRVEVPAVVMEPLTRLFYEFKCIYYSRTFEDKVRTFCMNPYGEVVVENADGVVTVNGHAHAYHKTENTNFAVLVSKSFTEPFKEPIAYGRHIASLANLLGNGVIVQRLGDLLAGRRSTPERLAKGLVRPTLALATPGDLSLVLPYRHLVGIVEMLEALDKLAPGVFSRDTLLYGAEVKFYSSRLKLTPQLETQIKNLFAAGDGAGVTRGLVQASASGVVVAREILRRFGG